In Bubalus bubalis isolate 160015118507 breed Murrah chromosome 3, NDDB_SH_1, whole genome shotgun sequence, a genomic segment contains:
- the CD300LG gene encoding CMRF35-like molecule 9 isoform X3, which yields MRPLLMLWGCLVLPGYGSVVDPKEISGFEGDTVSLQCTYEEQLKKNQKYWCREAGLFISRCTGTVFSGEYGQEGRVSVHDNPQENRFTVILRNLTLKDMGKYWCGVKRLGFDKTMSVSLLVFPGTSLHSAASPLARISPHPATSPYAGTSLHSATSPFARISPHPATSPYAGTSLHPAASPFARISPHPATSPYAGTSLHSATSPPAGISQPATQLDSTSTQDTSFVPSSSSKSRLLPSRSQGVHPTDPDLGPSPGAASPSAGHRPGRPRQLHVSTERKSSTGLGDTEEGQDPSLPLGAGEQLGPGVRCDQACRAHWASCQPRALRQLQHGDLVPEPDFRR from the exons ATGCGGCCCCTCCTCATGCTATGGGGCTGCCTCGTGCTCCCAG GTTACGGATCGGTGGTGGACCCGAAGGAGATCAGTGGCTTCGAAGGTGACACCGTGTCCCTGCAATGCACCTATGAGGAGCAGCTAAAGAAGAACCAGAAGTACTGGTGCCGCGAGGCTGGGCTCTTCATCTCCCGCTGCACTGGGactgtcttctctggagaatacGGCCAGGAAGGAAGGGTGTCGGTCCACGACAACCCGCAGGAGAACAGGTTCACGGTCATCCTGAGGAACCTCACCCTGAAGGACATGGGGAAGTACTGGTGTGGGGTCAAAAGACTGGGCTTCGATAAGACTATGTCAGTCTCTCTGCTTGTCTTTCCAG GGACCTCTCTCCACTCAGCAGCTTCTCCACTTGCAAGGATCTCTCCTCACCCAGCAACCTCTCCGTATGCAGGGACCTCTCTCCACTCAGCAACCTCTCCATTTGCAAGGATCTCTCCTCACCCAGCAACCTCTCCGTATGCAGGGACCTCTCTCCACCCAGCAGCTTCTCCATTTGCAAGGATCTCTCCTCACCCAGCAACCTCTCCGTACGCAGGGACCTCTCTTCACTCAGCAACCTCTCCTCCTGCAGGGATCTCCCAGCCAGCCACACAACTGGACTCCACCTCAACACAGGACACCAGTTTTGTCCCCAGCAGCAGCTCCAAGTCCAG gctccttccctCTCGCTCACAGGGTGTCCATCCCACTGATCCGGATCTTGGCCCCAGTCCTGGTGCTGCTAGCCCTTCTGCTGGCCACAGGCCTGGCCGCCCTCGGCAACTACATGTTTCAACGGAGAGAAAAAG ctCAACTGGCCTCGGAGACACAGAAGAAGGACAAGATCCATCTCTCCCACTTG GCGCTGGGGAACAGCTGGGTCCCGGAGTCCGCTGTGATCAAGCTTGCAGAGCCCACTGGGCCTCCTGCCAGCCCCGAGCCCTCCGCCAGCTCCAACACGGAGATCTGGTGCCTGAGCCAG ACTTCAGAAGATGA
- the CD300LG gene encoding CMRF35-like molecule 9 isoform X13 yields MRPLLMLWGCLVLPGYGSVVDPKEISGFEGDTVSLQCTYEEQLKKNQKYWCREAGLFISRCTGTVFSGEYGQEGRVSVHDNPQENRFTVILRNLTLKDMGKYWCGVKRLGFDKTMSVSLLVFPGTSLHSATSPPAGISQPATQLDSTSTQDTSFVPSSSSKSRLLPSRSQGVHPTDPDLGPSPGAASPSAGHRPGRPRQLHVSTERKSSTGLGDTEEGQDPSLPLGAGEQLGPGVRCDQACRAHWASCQPRALRQLQHGDLVPEPDFRR; encoded by the exons ATGCGGCCCCTCCTCATGCTATGGGGCTGCCTCGTGCTCCCAG GTTACGGATCGGTGGTGGACCCGAAGGAGATCAGTGGCTTCGAAGGTGACACCGTGTCCCTGCAATGCACCTATGAGGAGCAGCTAAAGAAGAACCAGAAGTACTGGTGCCGCGAGGCTGGGCTCTTCATCTCCCGCTGCACTGGGactgtcttctctggagaatacGGCCAGGAAGGAAGGGTGTCGGTCCACGACAACCCGCAGGAGAACAGGTTCACGGTCATCCTGAGGAACCTCACCCTGAAGGACATGGGGAAGTACTGGTGTGGGGTCAAAAGACTGGGCTTCGATAAGACTATGTCAGTCTCTCTGCTTGTCTTTCCAG GGACCTCTCTTCACTCAGCAACCTCTCCTCCTGCAGGGATCTCCCAGCCAGCCACACAACTGGACTCCACCTCAACACAGGACACCAGTTTTGTCCCCAGCAGCAGCTCCAAGTCCAG gctccttccctCTCGCTCACAGGGTGTCCATCCCACTGATCCGGATCTTGGCCCCAGTCCTGGTGCTGCTAGCCCTTCTGCTGGCCACAGGCCTGGCCGCCCTCGGCAACTACATGTTTCAACGGAGAGAAAAAG ctCAACTGGCCTCGGAGACACAGAAGAAGGACAAGATCCATCTCTCCCACTTG GCGCTGGGGAACAGCTGGGTCCCGGAGTCCGCTGTGATCAAGCTTGCAGAGCCCACTGGGCCTCCTGCCAGCCCCGAGCCCTCCGCCAGCTCCAACACGGAGATCTGGTGCCTGAGCCAG ACTTCAGAAGATGA
- the CD300LG gene encoding CMRF35-like molecule 9 isoform X2 yields MRPLLMLWGCLVLPGYGSVVDPKEISGFEGDTVSLQCTYEEQLKKNQKYWCREAGLFISRCTGTVFSGEYGQEGRVSVHDNPQENRFTVILRNLTLKDMGKYWCGVKRLGFDKTMSVSLLVFPGTSLHSATSPFARISPHPATSPYAGTSLHPAASPFARISPHPATSPYAGTSLHSATSPPAGISQPATQLDSTSTQDTSFVPSSSSKSRVSIPLIRILAPVLVLLALLLATGLAALGNYMFQRREKAQLASETQKKDKIHLSHLALGNSWVPESAVIKLAEPTGPPASPEPSASSNTEIWCLSQTSEDDEASWRDPKGDMTPASTLPMSGDEPGFSKFSSV; encoded by the exons ATGCGGCCCCTCCTCATGCTATGGGGCTGCCTCGTGCTCCCAG GTTACGGATCGGTGGTGGACCCGAAGGAGATCAGTGGCTTCGAAGGTGACACCGTGTCCCTGCAATGCACCTATGAGGAGCAGCTAAAGAAGAACCAGAAGTACTGGTGCCGCGAGGCTGGGCTCTTCATCTCCCGCTGCACTGGGactgtcttctctggagaatacGGCCAGGAAGGAAGGGTGTCGGTCCACGACAACCCGCAGGAGAACAGGTTCACGGTCATCCTGAGGAACCTCACCCTGAAGGACATGGGGAAGTACTGGTGTGGGGTCAAAAGACTGGGCTTCGATAAGACTATGTCAGTCTCTCTGCTTGTCTTTCCAG GGACCTCTCTCCACTCAGCAACCTCTCCATTTGCAAGGATCTCTCCTCACCCAGCAACCTCTCCGTATGCAGGGACCTCTCTCCACCCAGCAGCTTCTCCATTTGCAAGGATCTCTCCTCACCCAGCAACCTCTCCGTACGCAGGGACCTCTCTTCACTCAGCAACCTCTCCTCCTGCAGGGATCTCCCAGCCAGCCACACAACTGGACTCCACCTCAACACAGGACACCAGTTTTGTCCCCAGCAGCAGCTCCAAGTCCAG GGTGTCCATCCCACTGATCCGGATCTTGGCCCCAGTCCTGGTGCTGCTAGCCCTTCTGCTGGCCACAGGCCTGGCCGCCCTCGGCAACTACATGTTTCAACGGAGAGAAAAAG ctCAACTGGCCTCGGAGACACAGAAGAAGGACAAGATCCATCTCTCCCACTTG GCGCTGGGGAACAGCTGGGTCCCGGAGTCCGCTGTGATCAAGCTTGCAGAGCCCACTGGGCCTCCTGCCAGCCCCGAGCCCTCCGCCAGCTCCAACACGGAGATCTGGTGCCTGAGCCAG ACTTCAGAAGATGACGAAGCCTCTTGGCGGGACCCTAAGGGAGACATGACCCCAGCCTCTACCCTCCCCATGTCGGGGGACGAGCCGGGCTTTTCAAAGTTCAGCTCAGTCTAG
- the CD300LG gene encoding CMRF35-like molecule 9 isoform X9 yields the protein MRPLLMLWGCLVLPGYGSVVDPKEISGFEGDTVSLQCTYEEQLKKNQKYWCREAGLFISRCTGTVFSGEYGQEGRVSVHDNPQENRFTVILRNLTLKDMGKYWCGVKRLGFDKTMSVSLLVFPGTSLHSATSPPAGISQPATQLDSTSTQDTSFVPSSSSKSRVSIPLIRILAPVLVLLALLLATGLAALGNYMFQRREKAQLASETQKKDKIHLSHLALGNSWVPESAVIKLAEPTGPPASPEPSASSNTEIWCLSQTSEDDEASWRDPKGDMTPASTLPMSGDEPGFSKFSSV from the exons ATGCGGCCCCTCCTCATGCTATGGGGCTGCCTCGTGCTCCCAG GTTACGGATCGGTGGTGGACCCGAAGGAGATCAGTGGCTTCGAAGGTGACACCGTGTCCCTGCAATGCACCTATGAGGAGCAGCTAAAGAAGAACCAGAAGTACTGGTGCCGCGAGGCTGGGCTCTTCATCTCCCGCTGCACTGGGactgtcttctctggagaatacGGCCAGGAAGGAAGGGTGTCGGTCCACGACAACCCGCAGGAGAACAGGTTCACGGTCATCCTGAGGAACCTCACCCTGAAGGACATGGGGAAGTACTGGTGTGGGGTCAAAAGACTGGGCTTCGATAAGACTATGTCAGTCTCTCTGCTTGTCTTTCCAG GGACCTCTCTTCACTCAGCAACCTCTCCTCCTGCAGGGATCTCCCAGCCAGCCACACAACTGGACTCCACCTCAACACAGGACACCAGTTTTGTCCCCAGCAGCAGCTCCAAGTCCAG GGTGTCCATCCCACTGATCCGGATCTTGGCCCCAGTCCTGGTGCTGCTAGCCCTTCTGCTGGCCACAGGCCTGGCCGCCCTCGGCAACTACATGTTTCAACGGAGAGAAAAAG ctCAACTGGCCTCGGAGACACAGAAGAAGGACAAGATCCATCTCTCCCACTTG GCGCTGGGGAACAGCTGGGTCCCGGAGTCCGCTGTGATCAAGCTTGCAGAGCCCACTGGGCCTCCTGCCAGCCCCGAGCCCTCCGCCAGCTCCAACACGGAGATCTGGTGCCTGAGCCAG ACTTCAGAAGATGACGAAGCCTCTTGGCGGGACCCTAAGGGAGACATGACCCCAGCCTCTACCCTCCCCATGTCGGGGGACGAGCCGGGCTTTTCAAAGTTCAGCTCAGTCTAG
- the CD300LG gene encoding CMRF35-like molecule 9 isoform X5 codes for MRPLLMLWGCLVLPGYGSVVDPKEISGFEGDTVSLQCTYEEQLKKNQKYWCREAGLFISRCTGTVFSGEYGQEGRVSVHDNPQENRFTVILRNLTLKDMGKYWCGVKRLGFDKTMSVSLLVFPGTSLHPAASPFARISPHPATSPYAGTSLHSATSPPAGISQPATQLDSTSTQDTSFVPSSSSKSRVSIPLIRILAPVLVLLALLLATGLAALGNYMFQRREKAQLASETQKKDKIHLSHLALGNSWVPESAVIKLAEPTGPPASPEPSASSNTEIWCLSQTSEDDEASWRDPKGDMTPASTLPMSGDEPGFSKFSSV; via the exons ATGCGGCCCCTCCTCATGCTATGGGGCTGCCTCGTGCTCCCAG GTTACGGATCGGTGGTGGACCCGAAGGAGATCAGTGGCTTCGAAGGTGACACCGTGTCCCTGCAATGCACCTATGAGGAGCAGCTAAAGAAGAACCAGAAGTACTGGTGCCGCGAGGCTGGGCTCTTCATCTCCCGCTGCACTGGGactgtcttctctggagaatacGGCCAGGAAGGAAGGGTGTCGGTCCACGACAACCCGCAGGAGAACAGGTTCACGGTCATCCTGAGGAACCTCACCCTGAAGGACATGGGGAAGTACTGGTGTGGGGTCAAAAGACTGGGCTTCGATAAGACTATGTCAGTCTCTCTGCTTGTCTTTCCAG GGACCTCTCTCCACCCAGCAGCTTCTCCATTTGCAAGGATCTCTCCTCACCCAGCAACCTCTCCGTACGCAGGGACCTCTCTTCACTCAGCAACCTCTCCTCCTGCAGGGATCTCCCAGCCAGCCACACAACTGGACTCCACCTCAACACAGGACACCAGTTTTGTCCCCAGCAGCAGCTCCAAGTCCAG GGTGTCCATCCCACTGATCCGGATCTTGGCCCCAGTCCTGGTGCTGCTAGCCCTTCTGCTGGCCACAGGCCTGGCCGCCCTCGGCAACTACATGTTTCAACGGAGAGAAAAAG ctCAACTGGCCTCGGAGACACAGAAGAAGGACAAGATCCATCTCTCCCACTTG GCGCTGGGGAACAGCTGGGTCCCGGAGTCCGCTGTGATCAAGCTTGCAGAGCCCACTGGGCCTCCTGCCAGCCCCGAGCCCTCCGCCAGCTCCAACACGGAGATCTGGTGCCTGAGCCAG ACTTCAGAAGATGACGAAGCCTCTTGGCGGGACCCTAAGGGAGACATGACCCCAGCCTCTACCCTCCCCATGTCGGGGGACGAGCCGGGCTTTTCAAAGTTCAGCTCAGTCTAG
- the CD300LG gene encoding CMRF35-like molecule 9 isoform X15 yields the protein MRPLLMLWGCLVLPGYGSVVDPKEISGFEGDTVSLQCTYEEQLKKNQKYWCREAGLFISRCTGTVFSGEYGQEGRVSVHDNPQENRFTVILRNLTLKDMGKYWCGVKRLGFDKTMSVSLLVFPGTSLHSATSPPAGISQPATQLDSTSTQDTSFVPSSSSKSRVSIPLIRILAPVLVLLALLLATGLAALGNYMFQRREKAQLASETQKKDKIHLSHLTSEDDEASWRDPKGDMTPASTLPMSGDEPGFSKFSSV from the exons ATGCGGCCCCTCCTCATGCTATGGGGCTGCCTCGTGCTCCCAG GTTACGGATCGGTGGTGGACCCGAAGGAGATCAGTGGCTTCGAAGGTGACACCGTGTCCCTGCAATGCACCTATGAGGAGCAGCTAAAGAAGAACCAGAAGTACTGGTGCCGCGAGGCTGGGCTCTTCATCTCCCGCTGCACTGGGactgtcttctctggagaatacGGCCAGGAAGGAAGGGTGTCGGTCCACGACAACCCGCAGGAGAACAGGTTCACGGTCATCCTGAGGAACCTCACCCTGAAGGACATGGGGAAGTACTGGTGTGGGGTCAAAAGACTGGGCTTCGATAAGACTATGTCAGTCTCTCTGCTTGTCTTTCCAG GGACCTCTCTTCACTCAGCAACCTCTCCTCCTGCAGGGATCTCCCAGCCAGCCACACAACTGGACTCCACCTCAACACAGGACACCAGTTTTGTCCCCAGCAGCAGCTCCAAGTCCAG GGTGTCCATCCCACTGATCCGGATCTTGGCCCCAGTCCTGGTGCTGCTAGCCCTTCTGCTGGCCACAGGCCTGGCCGCCCTCGGCAACTACATGTTTCAACGGAGAGAAAAAG ctCAACTGGCCTCGGAGACACAGAAGAAGGACAAGATCCATCTCTCCCACTTG ACTTCAGAAGATGACGAAGCCTCTTGGCGGGACCCTAAGGGAGACATGACCCCAGCCTCTACCCTCCCCATGTCGGGGGACGAGCCGGGCTTTTCAAAGTTCAGCTCAGTCTAG
- the CD300LG gene encoding CMRF35-like molecule 9 isoform X14: MRPLLMLWGCLVLPGYGSVVDPKEISGFEGDTVSLQCTYEEQLKKNQKYWCREAGLFISRCTGTVFSGEYGQEGRVSVHDNPQENRFTVILRNLTLKDMGKYWCGVKRLGFDKTMSVSLLVFPGISQPATQLDSTSTQDTSFVPSSSSKSRLLPSRSQGVHPTDPDLGPSPGAASPSAGHRPGRPRQLHVSTERKSSTGLGDTEEGQDPSLPLGAGEQLGPGVRCDQACRAHWASCQPRALRQLQHGDLVPEPDFRR, translated from the exons ATGCGGCCCCTCCTCATGCTATGGGGCTGCCTCGTGCTCCCAG GTTACGGATCGGTGGTGGACCCGAAGGAGATCAGTGGCTTCGAAGGTGACACCGTGTCCCTGCAATGCACCTATGAGGAGCAGCTAAAGAAGAACCAGAAGTACTGGTGCCGCGAGGCTGGGCTCTTCATCTCCCGCTGCACTGGGactgtcttctctggagaatacGGCCAGGAAGGAAGGGTGTCGGTCCACGACAACCCGCAGGAGAACAGGTTCACGGTCATCCTGAGGAACCTCACCCTGAAGGACATGGGGAAGTACTGGTGTGGGGTCAAAAGACTGGGCTTCGATAAGACTATGTCAGTCTCTCTGCTTGTCTTTCCAG GGATCTCCCAGCCAGCCACACAACTGGACTCCACCTCAACACAGGACACCAGTTTTGTCCCCAGCAGCAGCTCCAAGTCCAG gctccttccctCTCGCTCACAGGGTGTCCATCCCACTGATCCGGATCTTGGCCCCAGTCCTGGTGCTGCTAGCCCTTCTGCTGGCCACAGGCCTGGCCGCCCTCGGCAACTACATGTTTCAACGGAGAGAAAAAG ctCAACTGGCCTCGGAGACACAGAAGAAGGACAAGATCCATCTCTCCCACTTG GCGCTGGGGAACAGCTGGGTCCCGGAGTCCGCTGTGATCAAGCTTGCAGAGCCCACTGGGCCTCCTGCCAGCCCCGAGCCCTCCGCCAGCTCCAACACGGAGATCTGGTGCCTGAGCCAG ACTTCAGAAGATGA
- the CD300LG gene encoding CMRF35-like molecule 9 isoform X4 codes for MRPLLMLWGCLVLPGYGSVVDPKEISGFEGDTVSLQCTYEEQLKKNQKYWCREAGLFISRCTGTVFSGEYGQEGRVSVHDNPQENRFTVILRNLTLKDMGKYWCGVKRLGFDKTMSVSLLVFPGTSLHSAASPLARISPHPATSPYAGTSLHSATSPFARISPHPATSPYAGTSLHPAASPFARISPHPATSPYAGTSLHSATSPPAGISQPATQLDSTSTQDTSFVPSSSSKSRVSIPLIRILAPVLVLLALLLATGLAALGNYMFQRREKAQLASETQKKDKIHLSHLTSEDDEASWRDPKGDMTPASTLPMSGDEPGFSKFSSV; via the exons ATGCGGCCCCTCCTCATGCTATGGGGCTGCCTCGTGCTCCCAG GTTACGGATCGGTGGTGGACCCGAAGGAGATCAGTGGCTTCGAAGGTGACACCGTGTCCCTGCAATGCACCTATGAGGAGCAGCTAAAGAAGAACCAGAAGTACTGGTGCCGCGAGGCTGGGCTCTTCATCTCCCGCTGCACTGGGactgtcttctctggagaatacGGCCAGGAAGGAAGGGTGTCGGTCCACGACAACCCGCAGGAGAACAGGTTCACGGTCATCCTGAGGAACCTCACCCTGAAGGACATGGGGAAGTACTGGTGTGGGGTCAAAAGACTGGGCTTCGATAAGACTATGTCAGTCTCTCTGCTTGTCTTTCCAG GGACCTCTCTCCACTCAGCAGCTTCTCCACTTGCAAGGATCTCTCCTCACCCAGCAACCTCTCCGTATGCAGGGACCTCTCTCCACTCAGCAACCTCTCCATTTGCAAGGATCTCTCCTCACCCAGCAACCTCTCCGTATGCAGGGACCTCTCTCCACCCAGCAGCTTCTCCATTTGCAAGGATCTCTCCTCACCCAGCAACCTCTCCGTACGCAGGGACCTCTCTTCACTCAGCAACCTCTCCTCCTGCAGGGATCTCCCAGCCAGCCACACAACTGGACTCCACCTCAACACAGGACACCAGTTTTGTCCCCAGCAGCAGCTCCAAGTCCAG GGTGTCCATCCCACTGATCCGGATCTTGGCCCCAGTCCTGGTGCTGCTAGCCCTTCTGCTGGCCACAGGCCTGGCCGCCCTCGGCAACTACATGTTTCAACGGAGAGAAAAAG ctCAACTGGCCTCGGAGACACAGAAGAAGGACAAGATCCATCTCTCCCACTTG ACTTCAGAAGATGACGAAGCCTCTTGGCGGGACCCTAAGGGAGACATGACCCCAGCCTCTACCCTCCCCATGTCGGGGGACGAGCCGGGCTTTTCAAAGTTCAGCTCAGTCTAG
- the CD300LG gene encoding CMRF35-like molecule 9 isoform X1, with translation MRPLLMLWGCLVLPGYGSVVDPKEISGFEGDTVSLQCTYEEQLKKNQKYWCREAGLFISRCTGTVFSGEYGQEGRVSVHDNPQENRFTVILRNLTLKDMGKYWCGVKRLGFDKTMSVSLLVFPGTSLHSAASPLARISPHPATSPYAGTSLHSATSPFARISPHPATSPYAGTSLHPAASPFARISPHPATSPYAGTSLHSATSPPAGISQPATQLDSTSTQDTSFVPSSSSKSRVSIPLIRILAPVLVLLALLLATGLAALGNYMFQRREKAQLASETQKKDKIHLSHLALGNSWVPESAVIKLAEPTGPPASPEPSASSNTEIWCLSQTSEDDEASWRDPKGDMTPASTLPMSGDEPGFSKFSSV, from the exons ATGCGGCCCCTCCTCATGCTATGGGGCTGCCTCGTGCTCCCAG GTTACGGATCGGTGGTGGACCCGAAGGAGATCAGTGGCTTCGAAGGTGACACCGTGTCCCTGCAATGCACCTATGAGGAGCAGCTAAAGAAGAACCAGAAGTACTGGTGCCGCGAGGCTGGGCTCTTCATCTCCCGCTGCACTGGGactgtcttctctggagaatacGGCCAGGAAGGAAGGGTGTCGGTCCACGACAACCCGCAGGAGAACAGGTTCACGGTCATCCTGAGGAACCTCACCCTGAAGGACATGGGGAAGTACTGGTGTGGGGTCAAAAGACTGGGCTTCGATAAGACTATGTCAGTCTCTCTGCTTGTCTTTCCAG GGACCTCTCTCCACTCAGCAGCTTCTCCACTTGCAAGGATCTCTCCTCACCCAGCAACCTCTCCGTATGCAGGGACCTCTCTCCACTCAGCAACCTCTCCATTTGCAAGGATCTCTCCTCACCCAGCAACCTCTCCGTATGCAGGGACCTCTCTCCACCCAGCAGCTTCTCCATTTGCAAGGATCTCTCCTCACCCAGCAACCTCTCCGTACGCAGGGACCTCTCTTCACTCAGCAACCTCTCCTCCTGCAGGGATCTCCCAGCCAGCCACACAACTGGACTCCACCTCAACACAGGACACCAGTTTTGTCCCCAGCAGCAGCTCCAAGTCCAG GGTGTCCATCCCACTGATCCGGATCTTGGCCCCAGTCCTGGTGCTGCTAGCCCTTCTGCTGGCCACAGGCCTGGCCGCCCTCGGCAACTACATGTTTCAACGGAGAGAAAAAG ctCAACTGGCCTCGGAGACACAGAAGAAGGACAAGATCCATCTCTCCCACTTG GCGCTGGGGAACAGCTGGGTCCCGGAGTCCGCTGTGATCAAGCTTGCAGAGCCCACTGGGCCTCCTGCCAGCCCCGAGCCCTCCGCCAGCTCCAACACGGAGATCTGGTGCCTGAGCCAG ACTTCAGAAGATGACGAAGCCTCTTGGCGGGACCCTAAGGGAGACATGACCCCAGCCTCTACCCTCCCCATGTCGGGGGACGAGCCGGGCTTTTCAAAGTTCAGCTCAGTCTAG
- the CD300LG gene encoding CMRF35-like molecule 9 isoform X11 → MRPLLMLWGCLVLPGYGSVVDPKEISGFEGDTVSLQCTYEEQLKKNQKYWCREAGLFISRCTGTVFSGEYGQEGRVSVHDNPQENRFTVILRNLTLKDMGKYWCGVKRLGFDKTMSVSLLVFPGISQPATQLDSTSTQDTSFVPSSSSKSRVSIPLIRILAPVLVLLALLLATGLAALGNYMFQRREKAQLASETQKKDKIHLSHLALGNSWVPESAVIKLAEPTGPPASPEPSASSNTEIWCLSQTSEDDEASWRDPKGDMTPASTLPMSGDEPGFSKFSSV, encoded by the exons ATGCGGCCCCTCCTCATGCTATGGGGCTGCCTCGTGCTCCCAG GTTACGGATCGGTGGTGGACCCGAAGGAGATCAGTGGCTTCGAAGGTGACACCGTGTCCCTGCAATGCACCTATGAGGAGCAGCTAAAGAAGAACCAGAAGTACTGGTGCCGCGAGGCTGGGCTCTTCATCTCCCGCTGCACTGGGactgtcttctctggagaatacGGCCAGGAAGGAAGGGTGTCGGTCCACGACAACCCGCAGGAGAACAGGTTCACGGTCATCCTGAGGAACCTCACCCTGAAGGACATGGGGAAGTACTGGTGTGGGGTCAAAAGACTGGGCTTCGATAAGACTATGTCAGTCTCTCTGCTTGTCTTTCCAG GGATCTCCCAGCCAGCCACACAACTGGACTCCACCTCAACACAGGACACCAGTTTTGTCCCCAGCAGCAGCTCCAAGTCCAG GGTGTCCATCCCACTGATCCGGATCTTGGCCCCAGTCCTGGTGCTGCTAGCCCTTCTGCTGGCCACAGGCCTGGCCGCCCTCGGCAACTACATGTTTCAACGGAGAGAAAAAG ctCAACTGGCCTCGGAGACACAGAAGAAGGACAAGATCCATCTCTCCCACTTG GCGCTGGGGAACAGCTGGGTCCCGGAGTCCGCTGTGATCAAGCTTGCAGAGCCCACTGGGCCTCCTGCCAGCCCCGAGCCCTCCGCCAGCTCCAACACGGAGATCTGGTGCCTGAGCCAG ACTTCAGAAGATGACGAAGCCTCTTGGCGGGACCCTAAGGGAGACATGACCCCAGCCTCTACCCTCCCCATGTCGGGGGACGAGCCGGGCTTTTCAAAGTTCAGCTCAGTCTAG
- the CD300LG gene encoding CMRF35-like molecule 9 isoform X8, protein MRPLLMLWGCLVLPGYGSVVDPKEISGFEGDTVSLQCTYEEQLKKNQKYWCREAGLFISRCTGTVFSGEYGQEGRVSVHDNPQENRFTVILRNLTLKDMGKYWCGVKRLGFDKTMSVSLLVFPGTSLHSAASPLARISPHPATSPYAGTSLHSATSPFARISPHPATSPYAGTSLHPAASPFARISPHPATSPYAGTSLHSATSPPAGISQPATQLDSTSTQDTSFVPSSSSKSRLLPSRSQGVHPTDPDLGPSPGAASPSAGHRPGRPRQLHVSTERKSSTGLGDTEEGQDPSLPLDFRR, encoded by the exons ATGCGGCCCCTCCTCATGCTATGGGGCTGCCTCGTGCTCCCAG GTTACGGATCGGTGGTGGACCCGAAGGAGATCAGTGGCTTCGAAGGTGACACCGTGTCCCTGCAATGCACCTATGAGGAGCAGCTAAAGAAGAACCAGAAGTACTGGTGCCGCGAGGCTGGGCTCTTCATCTCCCGCTGCACTGGGactgtcttctctggagaatacGGCCAGGAAGGAAGGGTGTCGGTCCACGACAACCCGCAGGAGAACAGGTTCACGGTCATCCTGAGGAACCTCACCCTGAAGGACATGGGGAAGTACTGGTGTGGGGTCAAAAGACTGGGCTTCGATAAGACTATGTCAGTCTCTCTGCTTGTCTTTCCAG GGACCTCTCTCCACTCAGCAGCTTCTCCACTTGCAAGGATCTCTCCTCACCCAGCAACCTCTCCGTATGCAGGGACCTCTCTCCACTCAGCAACCTCTCCATTTGCAAGGATCTCTCCTCACCCAGCAACCTCTCCGTATGCAGGGACCTCTCTCCACCCAGCAGCTTCTCCATTTGCAAGGATCTCTCCTCACCCAGCAACCTCTCCGTACGCAGGGACCTCTCTTCACTCAGCAACCTCTCCTCCTGCAGGGATCTCCCAGCCAGCCACACAACTGGACTCCACCTCAACACAGGACACCAGTTTTGTCCCCAGCAGCAGCTCCAAGTCCAG gctccttccctCTCGCTCACAGGGTGTCCATCCCACTGATCCGGATCTTGGCCCCAGTCCTGGTGCTGCTAGCCCTTCTGCTGGCCACAGGCCTGGCCGCCCTCGGCAACTACATGTTTCAACGGAGAGAAAAAG ctCAACTGGCCTCGGAGACACAGAAGAAGGACAAGATCCATCTCTCCCACTTG ACTTCAGAAGATGA